The following is a genomic window from Candidatus Paceibacterota bacterium.
AGAACTGGAAACCTTGGAAAAGGCCTTTGCTTTACTAAATGAAAATAATGTTCTTATTGAAAAAACATGGACAACAGAAGAAGAAAACATTCTTAAAAAATACCAACTTCTCACCTTTAAACCAAGGATTTACCTTTTAAACGGAGAAGAGAAAGAGCTAAGTGAAGAAATAAAAGAAAGCTTTAGAAAAAACAACTGGCCTTTTATTCTTGTCGACATTCTTTCGGAATTTGAAACATCCGAGTTTACAAAAGAAGAAAGAGTTTCTTTGGGAATGAAAGAAAACACGGAATTTGACCTTATTATCAAAAAATCTTACGAAATTTTAGGGCTTATTTCCTTTTTAACAACCGGAAAGAAAGAAACAAGGGCCTGGACTATTAAAAAAGGAGAAACGGCAAAAAGCGCCGCAGGAAAAATACACAGTGACTTTTCCGATAAATTCATAAGGACGGATGTTATAAGTTATGATGATTTCTTAAAATTTGAAAGTTGGCAAAACGCCAAAGAAAAGGGAGCCATAAAAACAGAAGGAAAAGAATATATTGTTAAGGATGGAGATATTGTGGAAATAAAGCACGGATAAAAGCCATTTTCCTCCTTTTTCTTTTAAAATTAATTTGTGCTATAATTATTTTGAAAATAAAAAATATTAATAAATAAAAAATATGAATAACAAATCATTTTTTTCGGTAGCAACCCTCTCTCTGCTTTTTCTTACCGTATATATCGGAATTTTGATTGCAAACGGAATTGAAGAAAGAAAATACTTAAGCGGAGAAACAAGAACCATTGTAATTTCTGCAGAAGGAGAGTCCTTTGCAAAGCCGGATATCGCCTCAATCCAGCTTTCAATAAGAAGCGAGAAAGAAACTGTAGATAAGGCAATGGAGGAAAATACAAATAAAACAGATAAAGTTATTGATTTTTTAAAAAAAGAAGGAATTGAAGAAAAGGATATTAAAACAATCTCTTTTAATATTTATCCCCTTTACAGATATGACAAAGGAATGGAAGGATATATTAGTGGATACGAAGTCCTTCATTCTTTGGAAGTTAAAATAAGGGAGATTGGAAAAACAGGCGAAATTATTTCCGGAGCGACAAAAGAAGGAATAAACCAGGCCGGAAACTTGATTTTCTCAGTAGAAAAAGAAGAAGAACTAAGAGAAATGGCAAGAGAGGAAGCTATTATTAAAGCAAAAGAAAAAGCAGAAAAAATAGCATCTCAACTTGATGTAAAAGTAAAAAGAATCGTTTCTTTTTCAGAAACAACAGATAAGCTAAACATACCTCTTTACAGAGACAACATGAATTTTGGAATGGGAGGAGGGCCTGAAATAGGATTTGGAGAAAACAAAATTGTCTCAAACGTAAGCATTGTTTTTGAAATTCGCTAAAGAAAGAGATATGC
Proteins encoded in this region:
- the ychF gene encoding redox-regulated ATPase YchF, which translates into the protein MLSIGIVGLPNVGKSTFFKTVTKKQVDCANYPFCTIDPNVGVVIVPDERIDKLAELSKSEKKTYATVEFIDIAGLVKGASKGEGLGNKFLANIREVDAIIYVLRFFTKKDVLSVESEVNPLKEKEILDTELILKDIETIEKRIHSIKKEKTKEALRELETLEKAFALLNENNVLIEKTWTTEEENILKKYQLLTFKPRIYLLNGEEKELSEEIKESFRKNNWPFILVDILSEFETSEFTKEERVSLGMKENTEFDLIIKKSYEILGLISFLTTGKKETRAWTIKKGETAKSAAGKIHSDFSDKFIRTDVISYDDFLKFESWQNAKEKGAIKTEGKEYIVKDGDIVEIKHG
- a CDS encoding SIMPL domain-containing protein (The SIMPL domain is named for its presence in mouse protein SIMPL (signalling molecule that associates with mouse pelle-like kinase). Bacterial member BP26, from Brucella, was shown to assemble into a channel-like structure, while YggE from E. coli has been associated with resistance to oxidative stress.), with the protein product MNNKSFFSVATLSLLFLTVYIGILIANGIEERKYLSGETRTIVISAEGESFAKPDIASIQLSIRSEKETVDKAMEENTNKTDKVIDFLKKEGIEEKDIKTISFNIYPLYRYDKGMEGYISGYEVLHSLEVKIREIGKTGEIISGATKEGINQAGNLIFSVEKEEELREMAREEAIIKAKEKAEKIASQLDVKVKRIVSFSETTDKLNIPLYRDNMNFGMGGGPEIGFGENKIVSNVSIVFEIR